In Gopherus evgoodei ecotype Sinaloan lineage chromosome 21, rGopEvg1_v1.p, whole genome shotgun sequence, a single window of DNA contains:
- the LOC115638023 gene encoding olfactory receptor 1361-like gives MANADLGDQTSITEFILLGFGNLQELHFLLCLLFLVIYIATMVENILVVLVVADQYLHTPMYLFLGNLSCLETCYTSTILPRVLASLLTGDRTISVSGCITQFYFFGSLASTESYLLVIMSFDRYLAICNPLHYAALMNSKCCHQLIAGSWISAFLANCLVIFLASQLTFCKSSEILHFFCDFSPIVKLSCSDTNLIELLTFIMAFIFTVTPFLLTMIFYVCIITTILRISSTRGRQKAFSTYSSHLIVVTIFYGTIIIVYMLPDTNTLRDLNKVFSVFYTVLTPLVNPLIYSLRNKEVHKALRRKTANKWRAFCKSEDDLMPFH, from the coding sequence ATGGCAAATGCAGACTTGGGAGATCAAACATCCATCACAGAATTCATTCTCCTAGGATTTGGGAACCTCCAGGAACTGCACTTTCTTCTCTGcctgctgtttctagtgatctacattgcGACCATGGTGGAGAACATCCTCGTTGTGTTAGTTGTTGCTGATCAGTATCTTCACACTCCTATGTACTtgttcctggggaacttgtcctgcctggagacctgctacacctccaccatccttcccagggtgctggccagtctcctgactggagaCAGAACTATTTCTGTTAGTGGTTGCATCACACAATTTTATTTCTTCGGTTCTCTGGCATCTACAGAAAGTTATCTCCTTGTCATAATGTCTTTTGACCGGTATTTAGCAATTTGTAACCCATTGCATTATGCAGCACTTATGAACAGCAAATGTTGCCATCAGCTAATTGCTGGTTCTTGGATAAGTGCCTTCTTGGCCAATTGCTTGGTGATATTTTTGGCATCACAATTAACTTTTTGCAAGTCTAGTGAAATTCtccatttcttttgtgacttctCCCCAATTgtaaaactctcctgcagtgacactaACCTCATTGAACTTCTAACTTTCATCATGGCCTTTATATTCACAGTGACACCATTTCTCTTAACCATGATATTCTACGTTTgcatcatcaccaccatcctgagaatctcATCCACCAGAGGGAggcaaaaggcattttccacctACTCCTCTCACCTTATTGTGGTGACCATTTTCTATGGAACCATAATCATTGTCTACATGCTGCCAGACACCAATACACTGCGAGacctgaacaaagtgttctctgtcttctacacagtcTTGACTCCTCTGGTCAACCcgctcatctacagcctgagaaacaaagaagtACACAAAGCCCTGAGGAGAAAGACTGCCAATAAATGGAGAGCTTTTTGCAAGAGTGAAGATGATCTGATGCCATTCCATTAG